One genomic segment of Falco biarmicus isolate bFalBia1 chromosome 15, bFalBia1.pri, whole genome shotgun sequence includes these proteins:
- the SLC12A3 gene encoding solute carrier family 12 member 3: MAELPAPELPPARCSGRFTISTLLGMEEGGRGPYVPTEGAGCDSAQPTHLSGSTFCTRTFGYNTVDVVPAYEHYANSTGVGDAGKGRPSLADLHSILKPEPGRLGVQVPDAQRSNGLSEAGLEEVAGELGRAPAPEPVRFGWVKGVMIRCMLNIWGVILYLRLPWITAQAGIALTWLIILMSVTVTTITGLSISAISTNGKVKSGGTYFLISRSLGPELGGSIGLIFAFANAVAVAMHTVGFAETVRDLLQEHNSLIVDPTNDIRIIGVVTVTVLLGISLAGMEWEAKAQILFFLVILVSFINYLVGTVIPATTEKQAKGFFSYRADIFAQNFVPNWRGPEGSFFGLFSIFFPSATGILAGANISGDLKDPAVAIPKGTLMAIFWTTVSYLVLSATIGACVVRDASGSLNDSVVVGSPGCEGLACGFGWNFTACAQRQSCRYGLSNYYQSMSMVSGFGPLITAGIFGATLSSALACLVSAPKVFQCLCRDQLYPLIGFFGKGYGRNSEPIRGYMLTYVIAVGFILIAELNAIAPIISNFFLCSYALINFSCFHASITNSPGWRPSFRYYSKWAALFGAVISVVIMFLLTWWAALIAFGIVIFLLGYVLYKKPDVNWGSSMQASSYNMALTYSVGLSEVDEHIKNYRPQCLVLTGPPNFRPALVDFVGTFTKNLSLMLCGNVVIGPWKQKMLESRLTADGHTKWLMKRKIKAFYTDVVAEDLRSGVQMLIQAAGLGKMRPNILVLGYKRNWQTVSPQSLEDYVGILHDAFDFKYGVCLLRMKEGLNVSRVLQAHVNPMFEAAEHPEENGTGGRGALDTGDATALAGEPQASTIFQSEQGKKTIDIYWLFDDGGLTLLIPYLLRRKKRWGKCKIRVFVGGQINRMDEERKAIVSLLSKFRLGFHEVHILPDINQKPRPEHIKRFDDLITPFRLNDGFKDEATVTELRQGCPWKISDEEVDKNRAKSLRQVRLNEILLDYSRDAALIAITLPVGRKGRCPSSLYMAWLETLSQDLRPPVILTRGNQENVLTFYCQ; encoded by the exons ATGGCCGAGCTGCCCGCCCCGGAGCTGCCCCCTGCCCGCTGCAGCGGCCGCTTCACCATCAGCACCCTCCTGGGCATGGAGGAGGGCGGCCGGGGTCCCTACGTGCCCACCGAGGGGGCTGGCTGCGACAGCGCCCAGCCCACCCACCTCTCCGGCAGCACCTTCTGCACCAGGACCTTTGGCTACAACACGGTGGACGTGGTGCCTGCCTACGAGCACTACGCCAACAGCACGGGGGTGGGCGACGCCGGGAAGGGCAGGCCCTCGCTGGCGGACCTGCACTCCATCCTCAAG CCCGAGCCGGGCCGTCTGGGTGTGCAGGTGCCCGACGCACAGCGGAGCAATGGGCTGTcggaggctgggctggaggaggtggcgggggagctgggcagagcccCCGCGCCGGAGCCCGTCCGCTTCGGATGGGTGAAGGGCGTGATG ATCCGCTGCATGCTGAACATCTGGGGAGTCATCCTCTACCTGCGCTTGCCCTGGATCACCGCCCAGGCGGGAATCG ccctgacGTGGCTCATCATCCTGATGTCCGTGACGGTGACCACCATCACCGGCTTGTCCATCTCCGCCATATCCACCAACGGCAAAGTGAAGTCAG GGGGCACGTACTTCCTCATCTCACGGAGCCTCGGGCCGGAGCTGGGCGGCTCCATCGGGCTGATCTTTGCCTTCGCGAACGCGGTGGCTGTGGCCATGCACACAGTGGGCTTTGCCGAAACTGTCCGGGACCTGCTGCAG gagcaCAACTCCCTCATCGTGGACCCCACCAACGACATCCGCATCATCGGGGTTGTCACCGTGACGGTGCTGCTTGGCATCTCCCTGGCTGGCATGGAGTGGGAGGCCAAG GCGCAGATACTGTTTTTCCTGGTCATCTTGGTTTCCTTCATAAATTACCTGGTGGGGACAGTGATCCCGGCCACCACCGAGAAGCAAGCGAAGGGCTTCTTCAGCTACCGAG CTGACATCTTTGCTCAGAATTTCGTGCCCAACTGGCGTGGACCTGAGGGCTCCTTCTTCggcttgttttccattttcttcccgTCGGCAACTGGCATCCTGGCGGGGGCCAACATTTCAGGTGACCTGAAG GACCCTGCCGTGGCCATCCCCAAGGGCACCTTGATGGCCATCTTCTGGACCACTGTGTCTTACCTGGTGCTCTCTGCTACCATCG GCGCCTGCGTGGTCCGGGACGCCTCGGGCAGCCTGAATGACAGCGTGGTGGTGGGCTCGCCCGGCTGCGAGGGACTGGCCTGTGGCTTCGGCTGGAACTTCACCGCCTGCGCCCAGCGGCAGAGCTGCCGATACGGGCTCAGCAACTACTaccag AGCATGAGCATGGTGTCCGGCTTTGGCCCCCTCATCACAGCAGGGATCTTTGGTGCTACCCTCTCGTCGGCACTGGCCTGCCTCGTCTCAGCTCCCAAAGTCTTCCAG TGTCTCTGCAGGGACCAGCTCTACCCTCTCATAGGCTTCTTCGGGAAGGGCTACGGCAGGAACAGCGAGCCCATCCGTGGCTACATGCTCACCTACGTCATCGCTGTCGGCTTCATCCTCATCG cCGAGCTCAACGCCATCGCTCCCATCATCTCCaacttcttcctctgctcctaCGCCCTCATCAACTTCAGCTGCTTCCACGCCTCCATCACCAACTCGCCAG GCTGGCGACCCTCCTTTCGGTATTACAGCAAGTGGGCCGCGCTCTTCGGGGCCGTCATCTCAGTGGTGATCATGTTCCTGCTGACCTGGTGGGCAGCCCTCATTGCCTTTGGCATCGTCATCTTCCTGCTGGGATATGTCCTCTACAAAAAGCCGG ATGTCAACTGGGGCTCCTCCATGCAAGCCAGCTCGTACAATATGGCCCTCACCTACTCTGTGGGGCTGAGCGAAGTGGACGAGCACATCAAGAACTACAG accGCAGTGCCTGGTGCTGACCGGCCCGCCCAATTTCCGTCCAGCCCTGGTGGACTTCGTGGGGACGTTCACCAAGAACCTCAGCCTGATGCTCTGCGGCAATGTGGTGATC ggaCCCTGGAAGCAGAAGATGCTGGAGTCCCGGCTGACGGCAGACGGCCACACCAAGTGGCTTATGAAGAGGAAGATCAAGGCTTTCTACACAGACGTGGTGGCGGAGGATCTGAGAAGTGGTGTCCAAATGCTCATCCAG GCTGCTGGCCTTGGGAAGATGAGACCCAACATCTTGGTGCTGGGCTACAAGAGGAACTGGCAGACGGTGTCCCCGCAGAGCCTGGAGGACTACGTGGGCATCCTGCA tGACGCCTTCGATTTCAAGTATGGCGTGTGCTTGCTGAGAATGAAGGAAGGGCTGAACGTTTCCCGAGTGCTCCAGGCTCACG TTAACCCCATGTTTGAGGCAGCAGAGCACCCCGAGGAGAACGGCACcggcggcagaggagccctggACACAG GAGACGCCACCGCCCTGGCTGGCGAGCCGCAGGCGAGCACCATCTTCCAGAGTGAGCAGGGCAAGAAAACCATCGACATTTACTGGCTCTTCGATGACGGAG GTCTCACACTGCTTATCCCCTACCTCCTGAGGCGCAAGAAGCGGTGGGGGAAGTGTAAAATCCGGGTGTTTGTCGGCGGGCAGATCAACAGGATGGATGAGGAGAGGAAGGC GATTGTCTCTCTGCTGAGCAAGTTCCGCCTCGGCTTCCACGAGGTCCACATCCTCCCCGACATCAACCAGAAACCCCGGCCAGAGCA CATCAAGAGGTTCGACGACCTGATCACTCCCTTCAGGCTGAACGACGGCTTCAAAGACGAGGCCACGGTGACTGAGCTACGGCAGGGCTGTCCCTGGAAGATTTCTGATGAGGAGGTGGATAAAAACCGAGCCAAG TCGCTCCGACAAGTGAGACTGAACGAGATTTTGCTGGATTACTCGCGGGATGCGGCGCTCATAGCCAT CACGCTGCCCGTCGGCAGGAAGGGTCGATGCCCCAGCTCCCTCTACATGGCCTGGCTCGAGACCCTCTCGCAGGACCTGAGACCCCCCGTCATCCTCACCCGAGGAAACCAAGAGAACGTGCTGACCTTTTACTGCCAATAA